AAATCATAAACGTAAGTTATAACGACGATCTGGAGACCAAAAAACAGATCATTGATCGTGCATTTATCAATATACGTGACCAGCAAGCAGACTATACCCAGCTGGCCAATGATATAGCAGACATGTACGAAGAGGAAGCCAGTATCAACAAAGGAGGTTCATCCACTATGGGCTTCATCATCATGGCTATTATTATAGGTATCATACTTGTGCAGGCATCCTTTATTTTCAGACCGGCAATTAACCTGGCCTACAAGAACTTCTTGACTGCAAATGAGGCATTCGTTAGACTTCAGAAATCTGAGGAGCAAATTAGAAAGAGTGCTGAAAAGCAATTGGAAGCCAACGAGAAGCTGATTCTTTCGCAACGTGCCCTTGAGCAGCGTAACAAAAAATTAAAACTGTCAGAGCAGGAAATCCTGAAGAGTTCGAGAAAACAAATAGAGGTCAACGAAAAATTGATCAAAGTACAGGACGAACTTAGAAAAGCCTACGATCGAGTAAAATACTCAGAAGAGCGCATGCGTAATATTGCTGAGGAGCAGTTAGAAGCAACAGAGAAACTGATGATCACGGAGAATCAGTTGAAAATGGCACTTGAACACGAAAAAGACAGTAAGCAAGAGCTCAAAAACACGCTGGACAACTTGAAGAGTACCCAATCTCAGCTGGTTCAGTCAGAAAAAATGGCGTCTTTGGGTCAGTTGACGGCAGGTATTGCCCACGAGATCAATAACCCTATCAACTTCGTTTACAATGGTATTGACACTTTGAAGGTATCGCTTGATGATCTGATGATCATTGTAAACAAATATGAAGAACTAGAAACCAGCGAAGACTACAAAGCGACTCTCGAAGAACTGAAAGAGCTTAAAGAGGAGTTCTCTTATGACGATCTTCTGGAAGATCTCAAAGAACTGGTAGCGGATATTAAGAAAGGAGCAGTTAGAACCATCGAGATTGTAAAAGGTCTAAGGGTATTCTCTAGACTAGATGAAGAGGAGATGAAGCCAGCATTGATTAACGATGCATTGGATGCCACCCTTACTCTCCTACGTAACAAAACGAAAAACCGCATCGAACTCAAAAAATACTATGATGAGGATCTGGATGAAATCAACTGCTACCCAGGTCAGCTCAATCAAGTATTCATGAACATCTTGAGTAATGCAATTCAGGCCATTCCTGAAGAAAGAAAAGATGGAGAAATACAGCTGTATACTGAAAATCAGGATCAGCACATCATGATCAAAATTAAAGACAATGGCTCTGGTATGTCAGAGCAAGTCAAAAGAAGAATATTTGAACCTTTCTTTACAACCAAACCTGTAGGAATTGGGACAGGTCTGGGAATGTCTATTACCTTTGGTATTATTGAAAAACATGGAGGTAATATCTATGTAAATAGTGAAGAAGGGAAAGGTACTGAGTTTTCTATCCTACTGCCAAAACACCTGGCAGAGAAGAAGGGTCAGGAGAAAGTTTCTCAATCTCAAAATGCCTAATTGATTAGAAATTATAATGGAGCAAAACGATTTAGTAGTAGAGCAAGAGCAAGCGCCAAAGCCCCCAAAATCAAGAGATAAGTACACGATACTTTATGTTGATGATGAGGAAAGCAACCTGAGAATCTTTAGGATGGCATTCAAGCGTGAGTACAATGTACTTACAGCTCTAGGTGGTAATGAAGCCATCCAAATGCTAAGGGAGAATGATATACAGTGTTTGATCACTGACCAGAAAATGCCAGAAATGACAGGTACGGAACTTCTCGAAAGAGTGCTTCCTGAATTCCCTGATGTCATTAGGATGATTCTTACCGGTTTTGCAGACATAGAAGCGATCGTAAAGGCCGTCAACAAATGCGGCATCTATAAGTATATCACCAAACCCTGGGATAAGGGCGAGATGAAATTAACGATTGACAAAGCGCTTGAAGCCTATGAGCTAAAAAGTGACAAGATCAATCTAATTAGAGAACTAGAAAAGGCTAACGAAAGCCTGGAAGAAAAGGTAGAACAACGTACCAAGGAACTAGCAGAAGTGAACAAAAGACTCATGGATAGTATCAAATACGCCATGACGATTCAAAATGCCATGCTAGTGTCTCCAGAACTGATCAAAGAGGCCATTTCAGATTTCTTCTTGATCTTTAGACCACTAGACATTGTAAGTGGTGACTTCTATTGGATTGCCGAAGTAGAGGATGAAGATGGAAATGCCTTAACCTGTATTGCTTGTGTAGATTGTACTGGCCATGGTGTAGCAGGAGCCCTGATGAGTATGATCGGTGAGTCCCTGCTCAACCAAATTGTTCACGAACATGAAATCACTGACGTTGACGAAATTTTAGTGAATCTCAATATTGGTATCATTGAAATCCTGAATCAAGAAGAGAATGAAAACCACCATGGAATGGATGCTAGTATTCTCGTAATTGATAGAGCTAAGTCTAAAGTGTATTTTTCAGGTGCCAAACAGAACTTACTCTATTCTAAAGAGGGTAAAATAGAGACCGTCAAAGGAGATAGATTCTCTATTGGTGGAATGACCGACCAGGAAAGAAAACATACAAAACATGAAGTAGACTTCATCGAAGGAGAAACAAGCTTCTATATGTTTTCAGATGGTTTCCCAGATCAATTTGGTGGACCAAACAACAAGAAATTCAGCGCAGCACGTTTGACGAAATGCCTGGAAGAAAACATGGACAAACCCATGGACGAACAAAAATCTATTATTGAGAAGACTCTGGATGATTGGATCGGTAATGAAAAACAAACTGATGATATCATGATCATGGGAATTCAAATATAAGGAATCAGCTAAGGAGGAGTGTATGAAGATAAAGGTGATAACATTAAAGAATTGGTGCAATAAAAACATTACACCATTGGCGTGGCAAAGGATCATCATCAAGGTCCTGCCCGAATTAAGAGAAAAGGGATTCGAACTGGAAGAGCTCGAAGAACCATCTCCAGAACGTGCATTCAAGGAAGAAGAGTTCAAACTCTTTTCGGACGCATTAAATAGTCTCTACAATATTAGCTTTCCAAAAGAAGTTTTGGATAAGATACAGTAGTGCTAATTTCAACTTAGAAAATTAGCTTCACCTTGAAGCTTTTTTTATGCCTATGAGAATCAAAAAACATATCATACTCCTCCTATCTACGCTTCTCATACTAGGACTTCCATCCTGCGGCCCTAAGTTATTCTCCAACAGAGTAGTTGTAGTCAAGCCTAAAAACAGGGTTTTCTCGAGATATAACCACCAAAAACACTCTAAAAGAAAAAGGACAAAGAAAGTTAGAATGAGAACCTATTAAGTTCTCATTACATAAAATGCTTTTTATCCATTTCGATCAACAACGTATCTGAACTATTCAATCTGGTAACAATCGCTTCAGCTTTGGGAAGTTCGTATTCAAAGTAATACCTCATGGTGTAAATTTTACTTTCATAAAATTCATCTCCCCTATTCTCATTAATAGCAATCTGGCATGGTATAGCCTGTAGTAACCATTGCCAACCAATGGCTACAATACCAAACAGCTCTAAATACAACGTGGCATCCATCAAGAATACTTCTTTCTTCTCCTTCATGGCCATGGTAGAAAGCCTCATGGTAACGTT
This is a stretch of genomic DNA from Reichenbachiella ulvae. It encodes these proteins:
- a CDS encoding sensor histidine kinase, translating into MKKDNLIRSYVLTLILIIIGLFVGQFFVQNTIRVNKNDARLVKLAQRQATLSEDLAKNATLITTDRIMNSERNFSIIQKRLVSSLEEFVKIQKGLKEGDPELGLNKVENSYEVISLLENSDLYFEEIRDATKEIINVSYNDDLETKKQIIDRAFINIRDQQADYTQLANDIADMYEEEASINKGGSSTMGFIIMAIIIGIILVQASFIFRPAINLAYKNFLTANEAFVRLQKSEEQIRKSAEKQLEANEKLILSQRALEQRNKKLKLSEQEILKSSRKQIEVNEKLIKVQDELRKAYDRVKYSEERMRNIAEEQLEATEKLMITENQLKMALEHEKDSKQELKNTLDNLKSTQSQLVQSEKMASLGQLTAGIAHEINNPINFVYNGIDTLKVSLDDLMIIVNKYEELETSEDYKATLEELKELKEEFSYDDLLEDLKELVADIKKGAVRTIEIVKGLRVFSRLDEEEMKPALINDALDATLTLLRNKTKNRIELKKYYDEDLDEINCYPGQLNQVFMNILSNAIQAIPEERKDGEIQLYTENQDQHIMIKIKDNGSGMSEQVKRRIFEPFFTTKPVGIGTGLGMSITFGIIEKHGGNIYVNSEEGKGTEFSILLPKHLAEKKGQEKVSQSQNA
- a CDS encoding response regulator, translated to MEQNDLVVEQEQAPKPPKSRDKYTILYVDDEESNLRIFRMAFKREYNVLTALGGNEAIQMLRENDIQCLITDQKMPEMTGTELLERVLPEFPDVIRMILTGFADIEAIVKAVNKCGIYKYITKPWDKGEMKLTIDKALEAYELKSDKINLIRELEKANESLEEKVEQRTKELAEVNKRLMDSIKYAMTIQNAMLVSPELIKEAISDFFLIFRPLDIVSGDFYWIAEVEDEDGNALTCIACVDCTGHGVAGALMSMIGESLLNQIVHEHEITDVDEILVNLNIGIIEILNQEENENHHGMDASILVIDRAKSKVYFSGAKQNLLYSKEGKIETVKGDRFSIGGMTDQERKHTKHEVDFIEGETSFYMFSDGFPDQFGGPNNKKFSAARLTKCLEENMDKPMDEQKSIIEKTLDDWIGNEKQTDDIMIMGIQI